Proteins encoded together in one Orcinus orca chromosome 13, mOrcOrc1.1, whole genome shotgun sequence window:
- the RAD51AP2 gene encoding RAD51-associated protein 2 → MSFTQRAPQVVELGESASPLPPPDDPDSPPPRSKRPRLEEPGGVSEAGWRLPLVPRLSEVEKAWESSARPFKALLVSAKEIFDNSTDSRVEKSVGEKQMCNLVCQNSGFEMKSCLRSLPSQSFDSGLKASRTSCEPGLYDRESFGVHCSDRSGTEAGQLPNASIHDGQAIKNDDGKPYLLQGRDNSQKDNNCTKQTENSFLDVTFYKETKSTFHDIKNRCKADSVTPSNKKENSISASTLKISKSQIQPSMEIAEPSYFRDSSTISIPEFPTDLNSKMSSVYLKEIMTKNDKNEAYVRDFTNIHWSQNRPDVKKQKLQDDKKVVDAENIFSECYGSNHQSLSNQSVCARKKDLISLHYYNHCSIKSDAIDSAKNFTIKLENANWEEAETCLDSYISTRSEKSKNWDCNIRHILRKNRKNCWIMDSYKTKCENMKTGEILNLQQLLETDLLSKENYHNTEVMKTHEEKSKPLMIETLGSQKASIKIFWFKGKGENDNMLQLRCYTTQKDFHLSSIFENFITGIFYFLKSISGNQKDNNILTWYGILKCKNQIDVQNLITRNMNVNRNNDILSIYLQTGVLDLLNIILKTNITSLLNNSDSLTIIENYSKLEERCIFKWVIYLNYPKNITVKKLISSSSMTIKNIHFPIFETYEKIPLLMDFDDIDEIFLTKISYKNKSCPERLMSVGNWVHCSPKTVKTHVKSCPQFIQIQKYINKKTYEINMQNQDLYSEGKQKHNKINRFNFKCIFEDFFNIRQQAIQASHDKKHNEQTNLTTITPVLNFGDLISEIEEKKCDLILKEEVKVTAQSLTNSCQVHEDIKIEKEEKKSFYSTEGIFFVQPVSLMNKKVGVEETKYVNRNNVADRNESENIFQESELANSKHFHPKNDSSECFNLQFDTHLSVGNNECFQDLSKCLSRDALTTVNDFEMKSKFDLVLEELHMFHEISMENEILSTVETNNGQENYFVENNDVVEVKTEIKKGLKMGTENKICSSSLLCDTIAGPNTHEKHQSLFKWKKVPKNGEQEVPNEYCCLRTSEEELLYSTSKEDCEKPSPERPAFFSDEFKEEKFNYLLKGGGNFSYGISRLLPLKTCSRPIRIGLSRKAKLKQLHPYLQ, encoded by the exons ATGTCGTTCACGCAGCGCGCGCCGCAGGTTGTGGAGCTCGGGGAGTCTGCTTCCCCTTTACCGCCTCCTGACGACCCTGATTCCCCACCACCCCGTAGTAAGCGGCCCCGTCTTGAGGAGCCCGGTGGTGTTTCTGAGGCGGGCTGGAGGCTGCCTTTGGTGCCTCGCTTGTCTGAGGTGGAAAAAGCCTGGGAGTCGTCGGCCAGACCCTTCAAGGCGCTCCTGGTTTCAGCTAAGGAGATTTTTGATAACTCCACAGACTCGCGTGTGGAGAAATCTGTCGGTGAGAAGCAGATGTGTAATCTGGTATGCCAAAATAGCGGATTTGAGATGAAGAGTTGTTTGCGGTCTCTCCCCTCACAAAGTTTTGATTCTGGTTTGAAGGCTTCTAGAACGTCTTGTGAACCAGGGCTGTATGACAGAGAGTCCTTCGGTGTGCATTGCAGTGATAGATCTGGAACAGAGGCTGGTCAGCTGCCCAACGCCTCTATACATGATGGACAGGCAATTAAAAACGATGATGGAAAACCATATTTACTCCAGGGGAGAGACAATAGCCAGAAAGACAATAATTGcacaaaacagacagaaaattcatttttagaTGTTACCTTTTACAAGGAAACCAAATCAACGTTTCATGATATTAAGAACAGATGTAAAGCTGACAGCGTTACGccatcaaataaaaaagaaaatagcatttcAGCATCTACactaaaaatatcaaaatctcAAATCCAGCCCAGCATGGAAATTGCCGAACCCAGCTATTTCAGAGATAGCAGCACGATAAGTATCCCTGAGTTTCCAACTGATTTAAATAGCAAAATGTCTTCTGtctatttaaaggaaataatgacgaaaaatgacaaaaatgaggCATATGTGAGGGATTTCACAAACATTCACTGGTCCCAAAATAGACCTGATGTTAAGAAGCAAAAGTTACAGGATGATAAAAAAGTTGTGgatgcagaaaatattttttctgaatgtTATGGAAGTAACCACCAGTCACTCAGCAACCAAAGTGTTTGTGCGAGAAAAAAAGACTTGATCAGTTTACACTACTATAATCACTGTAGTATCAAGTCTGATGCAATAGACTCTGCAAAGAATTTCACTATAAAACTAGAAAATGCAAATTGGGAAGAGGCAGAAACAtgcctggacagctacatatctACCAGATCAGAAAAATCGAAAAACTGGGACTGTAACATTAgacatattttgagaaaaaataggaaaaattgtTGGATTATGGATAGTTACAAAACTAAAtgtgaaaatatgaaaactgGAGAAATATTGAATTTGCAACAATTATTAGAAACAGATCttttaagcaaagaaaattatcacAATACAGAAGTCATGAAAACACATGAAGAAAAATCAAAGCCTCTCATGATAGAAACACTGGGTAGTCAGAaagcttcaataaaaattttttggttCAAAGGTAAAGGAGAAAACGATAATATGCTACAGTTGAGATGTTATACTACACAAAAAGACTTTCATTTAAGcagtatttttgaaaatttcattacaggaattttttatttccttaaaagtaTTTCAGGAAATCAAAAAGATAACAATATCTTAACCTGGTATGGAATTTTGAAGTGTAAAAATCAAATTGATGTTCAAAATCTAATAACTAGGAATATGAATGTCAAtagaaataatgatattttaagCATATATTTACAAACCGGTGTTTTAGACCTTCTAAATATTATATTGAAAACCAACATAACATCTTTGCTCAATAACTCTGACTCTTTAACAATAATtgaaaattattctaaattaGAAGAGAGATGCATTTTCAAATGGGTAATATATTTGAATTATCCAAAAAACATTACAGTGAAAAAACTTATCAGTTCCTCCAGTATGACAATTAAAAACATACACTTTCCAATTTttgaaacatatgaaaaaattcCCCTTTTAATGGACTTTGATGACATCGATGAAATTTTTTTGACAAAAATTAGTTACAAGAATAAGAGTTGTCCTGAACGACTCATGAGTGTGGGAAACTGGGTGCACTGTAGTCCTAAAACTGTTAAAACACATGTTAAGTCTTGTCCTCAATTTATACAGATccagaaatatattaataaaaaaactTATGAAATAAATATGCAGAACCAAGATTTATATtctgaaggaaaacaaaagcataatAAGATCaacagatttaattttaaatgcatatttgaaGATTTCTTCAATATTAGGCAACAGGCTATACAGGCAAGCCACGACAAAAAACACAATGAACAAACCAATCTGACAACTATAACTCCGGTGCTAAATTTTGGGGACTTGATAAgtgaaattgaagaaaaaaaatgtgacttaATTTTGAAGGAGGAAGTAAAAGTCACAGCACAAAGTTTAACAAACAGTTGCCAAGTTCATGAAGATATTAagatagaaaaggaagagaaaaagagttttTATTCAACAGAAGGCATATTTTTTGTGCAACCAGTTTCATTAATGAATAAGAAAGTAGGTGTGGAAGAAACTAAATATGTTAATCGAAATAATGTAGCTGACAGAAATGAATCTGAGAATATTTTTCAAGAAAGTGAGTTAGCTAATTCAAAGCATTTTCATCCAAAGAATGACTCTTCAGAATGTTTTAATCTTCAGTTTGACACTCATTTGAGTGTTGGGAACAATGAATGTTTTCAGGACTTATCTAAGTGTTTATCAAGAGACGCTCTGACAACAGTAAACGATTTTGAGATGAAGAGTAAATTTGATTTAGTACTTGAAGAACTTCATATGTTTCATGAAATTAGTATGGAAAATGAAATTCTAAGCACTGTGGAAACCAACAATGGGCAAGAAAATTACTTTGTAGAAAATAATGATGTTGTGGAGGTAAAAACGGAGATTAAAAAAGGTTTGAAAATgggtacagaaaacaaaatatgttCATCTTCTTTGCTCTGTGATACGATAGCAGGGCCTAATACGCATGAAAAACACCAAagtttatttaaatggaaaaaagtacCCAAAAATGGAGAACAGGAAGTTCCTAATGAATATTGCTGTCTAAGAACATCAGAGGAAGAATTACTCTACTCTACTTCTAAGGAAG ATTGTGAAAAACCTTCACCTGAAAGACCAGCTTTTTTCTCTGAtgaatttaaggaagaaaaatttaattatttactgAAGGGAG GTGGTAACTtttcatatggaatttcaagACTACTACCTCTTAAGACATGCAGTCGACCAATCAGAATTGGTTTGTCAAGAAAAGCTAAGCTTAAACAACTTCATCCCTATCTGCAATAA